The Tolypothrix sp. PCC 7712 region CAAGGAGCAGACGCTTATATTTGGCAACTACCTGAAGGAAAAACAGACTATACGTTAGCAGAATTAACTGCTAATCATCGTCTGATAATGGCACAATTAACAGTTGGTTTGCGGAAAGCGAAAAAATATCGCGATTTAATGCGGACAAATAGACCCGTCCGAAAATTAAATTCCCGAAAAGATAGGATATAAAGTTTGATTTTTGCTAATCCTAATATTTACCATATATAGCTTGTGCTGATTCCATAGCATAATAAATCATGTGTAAGCTCAAAATTAGAAAATCCTATTTTTTGTCTCTAAACTATCATCAACTATCTCAAACCCTTATTGCTACGTTGAGCGAAGACATATAAGCAATCTTTGAAAGCCTTGTACAGACTGGGTTATAAATTTACGGACAAGTCTAATGATTTACTATCAGCGATCGCTTTAGCTGATGCTTTGACAGAACTCAATAATCGCCGTGCTTTGGAATGGGACTTACCCAGACAAATTCAAAGAGCCCGTGAACATGGGCTTCTTTTGAGTTTAATTATTTTAGATATAGATGACTTTAAAAAAGTTATTGATACACATGGTCATGTATATGGTGGCAGTACATTGCAGTTGCTGTCTATCCGTCTGAAGCACAATCTGCGCTTTCAGGATACTCCATTCGTGTATGGTGGTGATGAATTTGTGGTTCTTTTAGCTAATACTACTGGTGAAGAAGCATTAATTGTCGCACGCCGTCTGAATCGCATAGTTAACGAACAACCATTTGTGATTAATAATCATCAGGCTATTAATGTCACCATTAGTTTAGGTACTGCCTGCCTGCAAAACAATGATGATGAGCAAGGTACCAGCCTATTGGATCGTGCCGATCAATGTCTACTAGAAGCTAAAGCTACTGGAAGAAATAAAGTGATTGGCTGGGACTTATCCGATGTCTCCTATCTCAAAGCTGCTTCTTCGTGACGCTTGATTGGGGGGATAAGGGGGACATATCAATTCAAAATTCAAAATTGGGAAGAGGGTGGACAGGCAAACCAATGCTTAATGAATAATTGTAGCTAACTGTTGACCTGAGAGACTTTCAGCGTTTTTTGAATTACTGTCACTGAGTAGAATTCTCAAAGGAGCTTGCGAAGTGAACTTGAGGCTTTGACCCCCCAATATTTAGCTTACCACCACTCGTGAGAGTTTAGAAAAAAGCGGATTTTGTCAATCAGCTAAAATACTCAAAATGAATAAAAGTGCAATCACTCTAACCTCTTATGAGTGGGTAGCTGCTTTGATGTCCAACTCATCTCTTACTGCTGGAACACCTTATGTGCAGACAACTTTTCAAACAGCTTCTAATATGGAGTAATATCATTATCTAAGTAAATAAGTATGGATATCGATAGAGAACTAACTTTAGAGGAAAAAAGCACTAACGCCGAAACCTGGCAGCATATTTTTCTAGTGCAAAAGCTCTTAGCCAAAATGCAGGTAGAGCTTATGAAACGGCAATTCACGCACGACCAAAGTAAGCTTCGCTCACCTGAAGTGGAAGCGTTTACTGAAGTTACTCATAAGCTAAAAGGACTCACTTATGGAAGCTTGGAATACCAAGAAAATCTTAGAGAGATAAAATCAGCTCTAAAACACCACTACTCCGTAAATAGACACCACCCAGAGTTCTTTAAAAACGGAATTGAGGGCATGAACCTTATTGACCTGATGGAGTTACTTTGTGATTGGTACGCTGCCAGTAAACGCCATGATGATGGAGATATTCATAAGAGCATCGAGATTAGTGTAGAACGTTTTGGGCTTTCACCACAACTTGTTGCAATTCTGAATAACACCATCCCCTTAATGGAAGATATGTTTGAAGGTTTGCATACACAAGCTGACATCTAAATTTATATGAGAGCATTCTCTTGTCTTTTCAAGACCAGATTCGTGACGTTTCTTCTGATCGATAAGACTTAAATAAGTAGCACTAATTTATCACTACTTTAACTCTTTTCACGCCGATGATTCGCCCGTACTGACGCAAGACACAATCCATGTAGTGAACTCCTTTATAGGCTGAATTTTCTGTAGCAGAATGTCCTCTTCCTGCAGGATGTCCTAAATCATTTTCTATTTCAGCTTCAGCTCCTTCATTTCTTACTGTCCATTCAACCGTTACATAAGGTGGAAGGGAACTAGTATTTACCAATTTAAAGGTAATAGAGCAATTTTTTGGAATTGGCCCAATAGAATCGATACCACTCCAGTTGTTAGTTCGTTGTGATAAAGGTTTTTTGCGTTCTGCGGTGACAAAAATTGTAGGCGTAAATACTTGACGGAGCAATGAATCTTGCCGTGACTCTGAAAACTTCACGATTTCTTCTCTGGCTTCTGGTAATGGGAAGAAATGTTTGTATACTGTGCTCCATATGTCAGCCGCTTCAACTTCTGTCTTCGCATTCAGAGCCTGTTGAGCAAGAGTAGCGAATTGTTCTATATGCTTCTTTAACGCAGTGATGCCATTTTTCCCAAGACGATCGGACATAATTTCTGCGTGATTGACTGGATTATACACCGTTGAATCTTGTGTAAGTCGAGCTAATATTAACCTAAGAATTCCAGTCAGTGCATTATCATCACTTGATCGTTCTTCTTCACTGAGTAACTCATAAGATTCTGTAACTAAGACAGTTAATAAAATTGCAGAAGGTTTTCCTTCTCCTTCTTTCAGGTTAAGAATCCCCCATGCTTTTAAATAACGAATGAGACGGCGTACATTATGACGAATATCCTCATCTGGAAATTGTTGTTTAAACCATACATAAATTGCTTTTGGATCACTTTCTTCCCACTCATCTTCTTCAGTCGCTAACGCCCTTGCATCGCGTGAATTATCTAAATGATACGTGGGTACATCAATATGAAAGTCGCCTTCATAGTGAATCCGATTACACCGCATTTTAGGAGACGCTACTTTTTTAATATCATTTTGATGTTGCCTATAAGCCTCCATACATTCTTGCACCATTTTCTTTAATTGCAAGGGAGAAAACTCACCATCATGAGGTTCACCTTGCCATTGAAAATATATTCCTAAATCAATATCAAACTCATCGCCATTAAAAAGTGGACGTAACTGAGTCTTAAATTTATAAGATCCTTGTAGCCACGAGTAAATTGAGTAGCCACTTATTATTTTTAATTCAGCTTTCAAATAATCTGCAAGTTCATTCCATCGTTGTTTTTGTGCTTCTTTTTGTTCATTGCTAGGAGTAATACGTCTATGAAGTGTTTGCTTCTCTGTCGAAGAATTATAAAACAATGATGCGGTAATTCCCATAAAATTATAAATTATTTGAGTTTCGATGAGATCCGTAATAAAAATAAGGAGTAGGTGGTGTGTGCTGGAGCATTCTGCGGAGTACTGGACTTGAAATTGATTCTCGCAACGCAGCACTTGCTAAACCTTTAATAGTGGATTGAGCCGCAGAAGTTGCAACGTCAAGTCCTAGATCACCTTCCTGGGCTTTTGATTGAGCTGAGTCAATCCGGAAATAGCGATCACCTAATTTGTGGGTGAGCATAAATTCTGTCAATTTCTGTTGCGAGGAGAGGATGACAGACATTAGTCGTGTGTCGTAAAACCAATCTAGGATTCCTAAATTTCGACCAGTACTATGAGAGAAAGAAAATTGTGAAGTAGTAGTTCCAATACTCAAAATAGACACCTGCGTTGTAGGCACTTTAAAGAAGTACTCTGCTTCGTGAAGTGCTACGGCATCAGGCATATTAGCACAGAGTCCGCCGTCAGTGAACAGTTCATCTCCAACCTGTGCTAAAGGAAAAAATGTGGGTGCTGCTGATGTGGCTAAAGCTACATCATGAACCCTAATGCGGTGATCTCGTTCAAATCGCTCGTGATGGGGTGTTTTGAACACTTGAGGTCTTCCCTTGGTCAAATTGATAGTAGGGACAACAATTGGGTGTTTGAGATCGCCTATGAGTGTCGCAGGATCAATGAACTCATGTAACGCATTCCGTAACCCGTCATGCTTATACTTAGGGTTGAAAAGCGCACGTCCAAGGTCAATCATTTTACCAAATGTTGAACGTGGTACAGGCCTTGCGGAAAATATACTCTGCCCATGCTTTTCAAATGCATGTAATATTGTCGTAGCGGGAACTTCTAACGCTAAACTTAGTGCCACAATGCCACCAATTGAAGTCCCTGCTAAAAGGTCAAAGCATTGTGCTATGGGCTTGCCAATTCTTTCTTCCAACTCACATAACACTACAACTTGGTAAAGACCAAGATATCCTCCTCCGCTTAAGGAGAGAATTTGAAAATTATTTGCGTGCTCCATCGGTAAAACCTAAAAATGAATGTGCTACTATTTGAGACTACGTTTTCTTAGAGGATGTAAAAAAGCTATCTCAGTGTAAGGTGTGAATAGAAAGAACACAGCACCGAGAGAGTAACATGAGTAAAGCATACCCCAGTAATTTGACTGATGCCCAATATGAATTTATCAGTGAACAGAATTCATCAAATTTACCAATGGCTAAAAAATAACGGTAGATACTGCTTGGCGTTGGGAATAGGAAAGAGTTCTAAAATATGCCAATAGTTGAGAGCTTTGGGTTACTGCTTCTCTTTTAGCTCAAGGGATAGCGCCGCATCATTTCGCCTACTTCCACTGCCTCCCCATCCAGCGTATACACGAACCCTCCAGACATTGCAAGTGCAATCCTCTGCTTCCTCACCCACTCAAACCAAGCACTCACATCCGATGTCACCACATTCTTGCCCTTAGCCCCACTCTTGCAGCTGTTGATAAATAAGCCAGTCGGATTATCACACCATCCCTCGTGAATTCCTTCCTTCACTCGTGCGATCGCTCCGGCGACATTCGCCCAATATTTCTTCACCACTCCCAAACACGGCTCTGGGTTAATCCGGAGTCGCCGTAACTCTGTGCAAACCTCAGCAATCTCGTGTTTGCTAGGCTTATACGTACTTGAACCGACTTTGACTTCTGCCTCGGAAAACTCGTCCTCATGAGGGTCTATCTCCCCCGTTGAGTTATCTTGTTCAATTTCATCAACAAAGCGAGTAATCTGGGGTTGTTCTGGTTCTGGTGCTTGGCGAACTGGCTCATATTCGCTTTCTTCTACTCCTTCATCCTTTACTTCCCCAACAGCAGTGTTTTGTTGTGGTTTAGAAGTTTCAGGATCTGATCTATGGTGTTGTTCTGCATTGAATTCTGAAGGTTCAGTTTTGCACTTGCCAGGTTCCAATAGACGATTCAGTACATCAAAGTGTAATTTATACTGCCATGTTCGATCCTGACCGTTACCAGGATTTTTCTGTTTTTCAATAATACCCATTTCCTCAAGGCGAGCGATCGCACTCCTAATGACATGAAGACTATGTTCACCCATTAGGTCAGCGTAAATTCTCTTGAGTGGCTGGTAAACCCAAGGAGTGCGGTGATTTTTGAGCTTCCACTTTGTCCAATGTCGGAAATACTCAATCAGCTTGGCCGCACAGAAGTTACCAGTAATATCCAGATATTCCCGCCGCAATATCACCAGCACAGATGCTTTTTCGGTAGAGACAACAGCACTCATCTTCTACCTCCTACATGCGGACGAAAAGTTAGATTAATTCTTGTGCCAACCAATTTCTTGGTTTTGGGAACTTGATGTAGATGTGTGGACTGACAACCAGGGTGCATGATCAGCAAACTCCCATGTTCCAGCCAAAAATCAGTCGGCTTGCCCCCGATGAGCTTTATCTGAAACTTCCGCTCCGCTCCTAAACTTACAGATGCGATGGCTGGATTAACACCCATCGACGATTCATTATCTGCGTGCCAGCCAATAGAATCCTGGCCGCTCCTGTATTGATTGCCGATAACTATGTTGAATTTGTAGCCAGTCAGTGAAGTAATTCTGTCCCTCAACTGGCCCAGAACTTCTGTCCAAGGCAGGGGTTTCAGTAGCACGCTCTTGGAATACAAATACTCACAACCTTTGTCACCATAAATGCATTCTAGCCGGGGCACAAGTAAAGTTTTACCCACCATTTTGATTTGATTCTGCTGCCATTGCAGTCCAAGGCAGTGCTGATATAGTTCGTTCGCTTCTTGTTTGCTAAGGAACTCTGGATAATAAGTGACTGGTAAAACTCTTGTGGGTTCATTAAAAAGGGACATCTGTATCATCTTGTTCTCCTTTTAACCATAGTTGTTTCAATGCTTCTTGTTTCGCTGCTTCTAACTTTTCTTTCTCCTGGGCTGATGACTCACCGACGAGCTGCTCAAATTCCGCCCGTTGTCGTTGCTTCAATTGCTCAGTAGTCACAGGAGGTAATGCCAGTTGCTCATTTGTCCCTTGCTGGGAAGGACGGAAGTTACGACGGCGGAAGATGTAGCGGAAATGGCGTTTGTCCTGTGGGGGAAGCTTTCGCCATACTTCTTCATTCCAGCCTGGGGGTATGAAGTCAGCAGATGGTGGCAGAAGGTTTTGAATTTGGGATTGGAGGTTAGCGATCGCTTTACCTTGGGCTGCTATTTTTTGCTCTAATTCGACAACCCGCAACTCGACTGCGTTTGATAACGCTAGCTTTGCTTTTTCAAATGCTTTGACCAAATGCCGCTTGCACTGCCTAACCTGTTCGGTGTTACGACTGTAGGTCATTAACAAAGTTGCTTGGGGTTCAGTCAGTAGAGCATATTTTACGGAATTGCTTGCCCCAACTGAATTTGTGACAGTCTCCGTTTCAAACGCGACCTGTCCCCAGTCCTCTTCTATCTCCTCAATATACTTAGTTAACGTTGCCAAAAAGTTTTTATGCTGGATACCTAACTCTTGAGCTATTAACCGCGAATCAACAACTAATACACCTTCATGTTGAATAACATTGAGACTGGACATATCTCCTCCAGTTTTAAAGCATTACTTGGGAGCGGCATTGCACTGATACCGCTATCTAAATTTGTTAATTTGAGTGAGCAGCAGTGGAATTGCTGCCCACAGTTGGTTTTAAGCTATTACCAATTTTTGACCCTGGGCTGTACCAGAAAGAAGCGATCGCCATTCTCTAGGGCTGAGGTGTTCAAGTAGTCGATATCCCAAATATTCATCAGCTGCGCTCTCGGACAACGACTGCACAGCATCTGCTGCCGAGTTACAGGGTATGCATTGATTTTCCTGTGCTGCACGTATGACCCACCAGCGACCATCAGTGCATCCGACTTC contains the following coding sequences:
- a CDS encoding CBASS cGAMP-activated phospholipase — translated: MEHANNFQILSLSGGGYLGLYQVVVLCELEERIGKPIAQCFDLLAGTSIGGIVALSLALEVPATTILHAFEKHGQSIFSARPVPRSTFGKMIDLGRALFNPKYKHDGLRNALHEFIDPATLIGDLKHPIVVPTINLTKGRPQVFKTPHHERFERDHRIRVHDVALATSAAPTFFPLAQVGDELFTDGGLCANMPDAVALHEAEYFFKVPTTQVSILSIGTTTSQFSFSHSTGRNLGILDWFYDTRLMSVILSSQQKLTEFMLTHKLGDRYFRIDSAQSKAQEGDLGLDVATSAAQSTIKGLASAALRESISSPVLRRMLQHTPPTPYFYYGSHRNSNNL
- a CDS encoding alpha-ketoglutarate-dependent dioxygenase AlkB family protein; this translates as MSLFNEPTRVLPVTYYPEFLSKQEANELYQHCLGLQWQQNQIKMVGKTLLVPRLECIYGDKGCEYLYSKSVLLKPLPWTEVLGQLRDRITSLTGYKFNIVIGNQYRSGQDSIGWHADNESSMGVNPAIASVSLGAERKFQIKLIGGKPTDFWLEHGSLLIMHPGCQSTHLHQVPKTKKLVGTRINLTFRPHVGGRR
- a CDS encoding DUF5662 family protein, which gives rise to MDIDRELTLEEKSTNAETWQHIFLVQKLLAKMQVELMKRQFTHDQSKLRSPEVEAFTEVTHKLKGLTYGSLEYQENLREIKSALKHHYSVNRHHPEFFKNGIEGMNLIDLMELLCDWYAASKRHDDGDIHKSIEISVERFGLSPQLVAILNNTIPLMEDMFEGLHTQADI
- a CDS encoding Rha family transcriptional regulator, producing MSSLNVIQHEGVLVVDSRLIAQELGIQHKNFLATLTKYIEEIEEDWGQVAFETETVTNSVGASNSVKYALLTEPQATLLMTYSRNTEQVRQCKRHLVKAFEKAKLALSNAVELRVVELEQKIAAQGKAIANLQSQIQNLLPPSADFIPPGWNEEVWRKLPPQDKRHFRYIFRRRNFRPSQQGTNEQLALPPVTTEQLKQRQRAEFEQLVGESSAQEKEKLEAAKQEALKQLWLKGEQDDTDVPF
- a CDS encoding CBASS cGAMP synthase, whose amino-acid sequence is MGITASLFYNSSTEKQTLHRRITPSNEQKEAQKQRWNELADYLKAELKIISGYSIYSWLQGSYKFKTQLRPLFNGDEFDIDLGIYFQWQGEPHDGEFSPLQLKKMVQECMEAYRQHQNDIKKVASPKMRCNRIHYEGDFHIDVPTYHLDNSRDARALATEEDEWEESDPKAIYVWFKQQFPDEDIRHNVRRLIRYLKAWGILNLKEGEGKPSAILLTVLVTESYELLSEEERSSDDNALTGILRLILARLTQDSTVYNPVNHAEIMSDRLGKNGITALKKHIEQFATLAQQALNAKTEVEAADIWSTVYKHFFPLPEAREEIVKFSESRQDSLLRQVFTPTIFVTAERKKPLSQRTNNWSGIDSIGPIPKNCSITFKLVNTSSLPPYVTVEWTVRNEGAEAEIENDLGHPAGRGHSATENSAYKGVHYMDCVLRQYGRIIGVKRVKVVIN